A genomic window from Thermococcus nautili includes:
- a CDS encoding GNAT family N-acetyltransferase has product MRAKILWKDGRAVGYYSEFTHLEFPTLAEIYVAPEYRGHGYGIEMLKDFVNSHRGEPIAFYHIHKKCMRDLLTKVGLVKRSSEGYIMDSIIQLLHWQRDPLPFWESDKYD; this is encoded by the coding sequence ATTAGGGCAAAAATTCTTTGGAAAGATGGAAGAGCCGTAGGATATTATTCTGAATTCACACACTTAGAATTTCCCACATTAGCAGAGATATACGTAGCTCCAGAATACAGAGGGCATGGTTACGGCATAGAGATGTTAAAAGATTTCGTGAACTCTCACAGAGGCGAACCCATAGCGTTTTACCACATACACAAAAAATGTATGAGAGACCTTCTAACAAAAGTGGGTCTCGTCAAACGAAGCAGTGAGGGGTATATTATGGACAGCATAATACAACTATTACACTGGCAAAGAGACCCTCTGCCCTTTTGGGAAAGCGATAAATATGATTAG
- a CDS encoding SPFH domain-containing protein, protein MVEVIEWVNPGEDEIIWRYPNEVIKWGAQLIVHEYEVAVFMRDGKIYDVLGPGRHTLTTQNLPLLYKLVGGSNSPFKATIIFVSMKQFQGRYGGETQTKELAPVKYYGVYWFKVADPVLFITEVVGGQSLYDASDVTKFIRAYFNEGMMKHLSAYSIVDLFQNLDMVSTQVKIKLMEDFRRLGLELVDVKIEGVNTTDEWRQRLFWLMQTGNAQAVMQMDTVKQVAAELGKSPGAGMGTGMVLVPQLFQQPAQPAQPVQQAPAQPYAGAPAPQQPQQAAPAQPAQQEICPYCGKPIPPGARFCPYCGHEIKRCPNGHIVPEGAKFCPVCGAKIE, encoded by the coding sequence ATGGTGGAAGTAATCGAATGGGTCAACCCAGGTGAGGACGAGATAATCTGGAGGTACCCGAACGAGGTCATAAAGTGGGGTGCCCAGCTGATAGTCCACGAGTACGAAGTGGCAGTTTTCATGCGCGACGGCAAAATCTACGACGTCCTCGGGCCCGGAAGGCACACGCTGACGACGCAGAATTTGCCACTCCTATACAAGCTCGTCGGCGGGAGCAACAGCCCCTTCAAGGCAACGATAATCTTCGTCAGCATGAAGCAGTTCCAGGGGCGCTACGGTGGCGAAACGCAGACTAAGGAGCTGGCACCTGTCAAGTACTACGGCGTCTACTGGTTCAAGGTCGCGGACCCGGTTCTCTTCATCACGGAAGTTGTTGGTGGCCAGAGCCTGTACGACGCGAGCGACGTTACCAAGTTCATCAGGGCTTACTTCAACGAGGGCATGATGAAGCACCTCTCTGCCTACTCGATAGTTGACCTCTTCCAGAACCTTGACATGGTCAGCACTCAGGTGAAGATAAAGCTCATGGAGGACTTCCGCAGGTTGGGCCTCGAGCTGGTCGATGTGAAGATTGAAGGTGTTAACACCACGGACGAATGGCGCCAGAGGCTCTTCTGGCTCATGCAGACGGGCAACGCTCAAGCTGTAATGCAGATGGACACGGTGAAGCAGGTCGCGGCAGAGCTCGGCAAGAGCCCAGGGGCTGGAATGGGAACCGGAATGGTGCTCGTTCCCCAGCTCTTCCAGCAACCGGCCCAGCCGGCTCAGCCCGTCCAGCAGGCCCCGGCACAGCCCTACGCCGGTGCACCCGCTCCCCAGCAACCACAGCAAGCAGCCCCTGCCCAGCCAGCGCAACAGGAGATATGCCCCTATTGTGGCAAACCGATTCCACCAGGGGCGCGCTTCTGCCCATACTGCGGGCATGAAATCAAGCGCTGTCCCAACGGCCACATAGTTCCAGAGGGGGCGAAGTTCTGCCCGGTCTGCGGTGCGAAGATTGAGTGA
- a CDS encoding zinc ribbon domain-containing protein: MEVTCPTCSATFKVPDTVEVATCPYCGTTFHVHTKETGEHFFFPPMKKDAGGVLLKFLSRQYGAPADITGAKITKKELHWVPVYFFYLHGRSRLWPTVEEVQFMGIPAGSPFKTLLEGYPFPIRGKVFFSEDVVKKGHYYEPEVPKEKAEELARVALINALIGEARQEDKSVSEDELELEVRYLGLVHYPLWELRYEYAGKEYWGYVDGTDGRVISAEYPLESGARKKASAMAMGVIGAGAVLGFIASAIFGTPFGLLGGLIPGAVGAWGIGSKGAVKKRIVSGVIKGRSGNLYFQPI, encoded by the coding sequence ATGGAGGTTACCTGTCCCACGTGCTCCGCGACCTTTAAGGTTCCCGACACGGTTGAGGTCGCCACCTGCCCCTACTGCGGGACGACCTTCCACGTCCACACGAAGGAAACCGGTGAGCACTTCTTCTTCCCGCCGATGAAGAAGGACGCCGGTGGCGTTCTGCTGAAGTTCCTCTCAAGGCAGTACGGCGCTCCGGCTGATATAACTGGGGCGAAGATAACCAAGAAAGAACTTCACTGGGTTCCGGTTTACTTCTTCTACCTGCACGGAAGGAGCAGGCTCTGGCCGACCGTTGAGGAAGTTCAGTTCATGGGAATTCCAGCGGGTTCGCCCTTCAAGACCCTCCTTGAGGGCTACCCGTTCCCGATTAGGGGCAAGGTCTTCTTCAGCGAGGACGTCGTCAAGAAGGGCCACTACTACGAGCCGGAGGTTCCGAAGGAGAAGGCCGAAGAGCTCGCGAGGGTTGCGCTGATAAACGCCCTAATTGGAGAGGCGAGGCAGGAAGACAAGAGCGTCAGCGAAGACGAGCTCGAACTCGAAGTAAGATACCTCGGTCTCGTCCACTACCCGCTCTGGGAGCTCCGCTATGAGTATGCCGGAAAGGAATACTGGGGCTACGTTGACGGAACCGATGGAAGGGTTATCTCGGCAGAATACCCCCTTGAAAGCGGTGCCAGAAAGAAAGCCAGTGCGATGGCGATGGGCGTAATCGGGGCCGGGGCGGTTCTCGGGTTCATAGCGTCGGCAATCTTCGGAACGCCCTTCGGCCTGCTGGGCGGCCTAATCCCCGGGGCGGTCGGCGCGTGGGGGATAGGCTCTAAAGGCGCCGTGAAGAAGAGAATCGTGAGCGGTGTAATAAAGGGTCGCTCCGGAAACCTCTACTTCCAGCCGATTTGA
- a CDS encoding oxygen-binding di-iron domain-containing protein: protein MIRNMNSYPLYDDGSHKVYWLGIEESEDEKGILTNQYLVIDGNEGALIEPGGFFVFSRVLKNVSSLIPPTQIKYLMYSHQDPDVVAGLNLWFEYAPLAKVVISELWVRFIPHLAVMSAGRTVGIPDRGAEFKLGNSTIRAVPAHYLHSPGNFAFYDEKSGILFSSDIGAAAFSKDEWYLFVEDFDEHTKHMEGFHKRYMSSTKALKAWVRSVRKLKPKMIAPQHGAIFRDEDVGRFLDWLDSLEVGIDAFEEEFYGD, encoded by the coding sequence ATGATTAGGAACATGAACAGCTACCCGCTCTACGACGACGGTAGCCATAAGGTTTACTGGCTTGGAATTGAAGAAAGCGAGGACGAGAAGGGAATACTGACCAACCAGTACCTCGTCATTGACGGAAACGAGGGCGCGCTTATAGAGCCCGGAGGGTTCTTCGTGTTCTCCCGCGTTCTCAAGAACGTCTCCTCCCTGATTCCTCCAACGCAGATTAAGTACCTCATGTACTCGCACCAAGACCCCGACGTAGTTGCGGGCTTGAACCTCTGGTTCGAGTACGCGCCACTGGCGAAGGTCGTCATCTCGGAGCTGTGGGTGCGCTTCATTCCGCACCTGGCCGTAATGAGCGCGGGGAGAACGGTAGGAATCCCCGATAGGGGAGCGGAGTTCAAGCTTGGAAACTCGACCATAAGGGCAGTTCCAGCCCACTACCTCCACAGCCCGGGTAACTTCGCCTTCTACGACGAGAAGAGCGGAATTCTGTTCAGCTCGGACATTGGAGCCGCCGCCTTCTCGAAGGACGAGTGGTACCTCTTCGTTGAGGACTTCGACGAGCACACGAAGCACATGGAAGGCTTCCATAAGAGGTATATGAGCTCAACGAAGGCCCTTAAAGCATGGGTCCGCTCCGTGAGAAAGCTGAAGCCCAAGATGATAGCGCCACAGCACGGGGCGATATTCAGGGACGAGGACGTTGGCAGGTTCCTTGACTGGCTCGATTCGCTTGAGGTTGGAATCGACGCCTTCGAAGAGGAGTTCTACGGGGACTGA
- a CDS encoding hydrogenase maturation protease, with the protein MRTLILALGNELMKDDGVGLKVGRILAEKGYNVLEVGTDIFMLSSHYNGEERLIIVDAILSEKFKPGEVIHLEGEDVFEKLKAEIRSAHFMGAIDGLKLLMKLDERLARAEVHFVGIVAKEIDLGTELSGEVLGAVPRAVALIEELCKNRKN; encoded by the coding sequence ATGAGAACGCTAATCCTTGCCTTAGGAAACGAGCTGATGAAGGACGACGGAGTTGGGCTCAAGGTCGGCAGAATCCTCGCCGAGAAGGGCTACAACGTCCTCGAAGTCGGAACCGACATCTTCATGCTCTCAAGCCACTACAACGGGGAGGAGAGGCTGATAATCGTTGACGCGATTCTGAGCGAGAAGTTCAAGCCGGGAGAAGTTATACACCTCGAAGGGGAGGATGTCTTTGAGAAGCTGAAAGCGGAGATAAGAAGCGCGCACTTCATGGGGGCGATAGACGGCCTTAAGCTCCTCATGAAGCTCGACGAGAGGCTCGCCAGGGCGGAGGTTCACTTCGTAGGGATAGTTGCGAAGGAGATTGACCTTGGAACCGAGCTCAGCGGTGAGGTTTTGGGTGCAGTGCCGAGGGCAGTAGCTTTAATCGAAGAACTATGTAAAAATCGAAAGAATTAG
- a CDS encoding type II toxin-antitoxin system VapC family toxin, whose amino-acid sequence MRELLIDSSLLVEYFKGNERAVKLFESFENEEVALYITETIFSEVTYLLIGYFSKLAPRTVKGRRDKLPPEIRAVFKALKGFGFIESSQRTVFKAMELIEKYAMLPNDALILSTCIEHGFALATLDEDFFEPAKKEKVELIS is encoded by the coding sequence ATGAGGGAATTGCTGATTGACAGCTCTCTCCTTGTGGAGTACTTCAAAGGCAACGAACGGGCGGTTAAGCTCTTTGAGTCTTTTGAGAACGAAGAGGTTGCCCTTTACATAACGGAGACCATTTTCAGTGAGGTCACGTACCTGCTTATCGGTTATTTTTCAAAGCTCGCCCCCCGAACCGTCAAAGGACGAAGGGACAAACTGCCGCCGGAGATTAGAGCAGTTTTCAAGGCGCTGAAGGGTTTTGGATTTATCGAATCCTCTCAGAGAACGGTCTTCAAAGCAATGGAGCTAATAGAAAAGTACGCCATGCTCCCGAACGATGCACTAATTCTCTCAACCTGCATCGAGCACGGCTTTGCCTTGGCTACGCTAGACGAGGACTTCTTTGAACCCGCAAAGAAAGAAAAAGTTGAGCTGATTTCCTGA
- the hydA gene encoding NADPH-dependent hydrogenase/sulfhydrogenase 1 subunit alpha: MKNVYLPITVDHIARVEGKGGVEIVIGDDGVREVKLNIIEGPRFFEAITIGKKLDEALAVYPRICSFCSAAHKLTAVEAAEKAIGFTPREEIQALREVLYIGDMIESHALHLYLLVLPDYLGYSGPLHMVDKYKKEIGIALDLKNLGSWMMDELGARAIHQENVVLGGFGKLPSRETLERMKERLKEALPKAEYTFELFTKLEQYEEVEGPITHLAVKPRNDVYGIYGDYIKASDGNEFPSESYKEHIKEFVVEHSFAKHSHYHGKPFMVGAISRVVNNWKLLYGRAKELYDAHKELLRPTNPFANNLAQALELVYFIERGIDLLDEALAKWPIRPRDEVTVKDGFGVSTTEAPRGILVYALEVKDGKVAYADIITPTAFNLAMMEEHVRMMAEKHYNDDPERIKFLTEMVVRAYDPCISCSVHVAKL, encoded by the coding sequence ATGAAGAACGTTTACCTGCCAATCACCGTTGACCACATAGCAAGGGTAGAGGGCAAGGGTGGCGTCGAGATAGTCATCGGCGACGATGGTGTCAGGGAGGTCAAGCTCAACATCATAGAGGGGCCGAGGTTCTTCGAGGCCATAACCATCGGCAAGAAGCTCGACGAGGCCCTCGCGGTTTACCCGAGGATATGCTCCTTCTGTTCAGCGGCGCACAAGCTCACCGCCGTGGAGGCGGCCGAGAAGGCGATAGGCTTCACCCCGCGCGAGGAGATTCAGGCCCTGAGGGAGGTCCTCTACATCGGCGACATGATTGAGAGCCACGCACTCCACCTCTACCTTCTCGTTCTACCAGACTACCTCGGCTACTCCGGACCGCTCCACATGGTCGATAAGTACAAGAAGGAGATAGGCATAGCGCTCGACCTCAAGAACCTCGGAAGCTGGATGATGGACGAGCTTGGCGCGAGGGCTATACACCAAGAGAACGTCGTCCTCGGGGGCTTTGGAAAGCTCCCAAGCAGGGAAACTCTCGAGAGGATGAAGGAGAGGCTTAAAGAAGCCCTTCCGAAGGCTGAATACACCTTCGAGCTGTTCACCAAGCTGGAGCAGTACGAGGAGGTTGAGGGGCCGATAACGCACCTCGCCGTGAAGCCGAGGAACGACGTCTACGGAATCTACGGGGACTACATAAAGGCCAGCGACGGAAACGAGTTCCCGAGCGAGAGTTATAAGGAGCACATAAAGGAGTTCGTAGTCGAGCACAGCTTCGCCAAGCACTCCCACTACCACGGAAAGCCCTTCATGGTCGGTGCCATCTCGCGCGTCGTCAACAACTGGAAGCTCCTCTACGGCAGGGCGAAGGAACTCTACGATGCTCATAAGGAGCTTCTCCGTCCAACGAATCCCTTCGCCAACAACCTGGCTCAGGCCCTTGAGCTCGTCTACTTCATCGAGCGCGGAATCGATTTGCTCGACGAGGCCCTCGCGAAGTGGCCGATAAGGCCGAGGGACGAGGTAACTGTGAAAGACGGCTTCGGCGTCAGCACGACCGAGGCACCGCGCGGAATCCTCGTCTACGCGCTCGAAGTGAAGGACGGAAAGGTCGCCTACGCGGACATCATAACGCCCACTGCCTTCAACCTCGCCATGATGGAGGAGCACGTCAGGATGATGGCCGAGAAGCACTACAACGACGACCCAGAGAGGATTAAGTTCCTCACCGAGATGGTGGTAAGGGCTTACGACCCATGCATCTCCTGTTCTGTCCATGTAGCGAAGCTCTGA
- the hydD gene encoding NADPH-dependent hydrogenase/sulfhydrogenase 1 subunit delta yields MEEKKVRIGFYALTSCYGCQLQLAMMDELLKLLPRAEIVCWYMLDRNSVEDEPVDIAFIEGSVSTEEEVELVKKIRENAKIVVAVGSCAVQGGVQSWEKDKPLEELWKTVYGDGKVKFQPKMAEPVSKYIKVDYNIYGCPPEKKDFLYALGTFLVGSWPEDIDYPVCLECRLKGNPCVLLERGEPCLGPITRAGCDARCPSFGIACIGCRGAIGYDVAWFDSLARVFKEKGLTKEEILERMKIFNAHNEKLEEMVEKIFGGESQ; encoded by the coding sequence ATGGAGGAGAAGAAAGTCAGGATTGGGTTTTACGCTCTAACGAGCTGTTACGGCTGTCAGCTCCAGCTGGCGATGATGGACGAACTGCTCAAGCTCCTTCCCAGGGCCGAGATAGTCTGCTGGTACATGCTCGACAGGAACAGCGTCGAGGACGAGCCCGTCGATATCGCGTTCATCGAGGGTAGCGTCTCGACTGAGGAAGAGGTTGAGCTCGTCAAGAAAATCCGCGAGAACGCGAAAATTGTGGTGGCTGTAGGTTCCTGTGCTGTCCAGGGCGGGGTCCAGAGCTGGGAGAAGGACAAGCCCCTTGAGGAGCTCTGGAAGACCGTTTACGGCGACGGAAAGGTCAAGTTCCAGCCCAAGATGGCCGAGCCCGTCTCGAAGTACATCAAGGTAGACTACAACATCTACGGCTGTCCGCCGGAGAAGAAGGACTTCCTCTACGCCCTCGGAACGTTCCTCGTCGGCTCGTGGCCGGAGGACATAGACTACCCGGTCTGCCTTGAGTGCAGGCTGAAGGGCAACCCGTGCGTACTCCTCGAGAGGGGCGAGCCCTGCCTCGGTCCGATAACGAGGGCCGGCTGTGACGCGAGGTGTCCAAGCTTTGGAATAGCGTGCATCGGTTGCAGGGGCGCGATAGGCTACGACGTTGCCTGGTTCGACTCCCTCGCGAGGGTCTTCAAGGAGAAGGGCCTGACCAAGGAGGAAATCCTTGAGAGGATGAAGATTTTCAACGCCCACAACGAGAAGCTTGAGGAGATGGTTGAGAAAATCTTTGGAGGGGAGAGCCAATGA
- the hydG gene encoding NADPH-dependent hydrogenase/sulfhydrogenase 1 subunit gamma, protein MSEVVPKEIMMPDDNPYALHRAKVLRVYKLTDTEKLFLFRFEDPEIAETWTFKPGQFVQLTIPGVGEVPISICSSPMRKGFFELCIRKAGRVTTVVHRLQPGDTVLVRGPYGNGFPVDDWEGMDLLLIAAGLGTAPLRSVFLYAMDNRWKYGNITFINTARYGKDLLFYKELEAMKDLAEAENVKIIQSVTRDPDWPGRHGRPQKFIVEANTNPKKTAVAICGPPRMYKSVFEALINYGYRPENIYVTLERKMKCGIGKCGHCVAGTSTSWKYICKDGPVFGYFDIISTPGLLD, encoded by the coding sequence ATGAGCGAGGTAGTTCCCAAGGAGATTATGATGCCCGATGATAACCCCTACGCCCTCCACAGGGCCAAAGTCCTCAGGGTTTACAAGCTCACCGATACGGAGAAGCTCTTCCTCTTCCGCTTCGAGGACCCCGAGATAGCCGAGACCTGGACGTTCAAGCCCGGCCAGTTCGTCCAGCTCACGATTCCGGGAGTTGGAGAGGTCCCGATAAGCATCTGCTCCTCACCTATGAGGAAGGGCTTCTTCGAGCTGTGCATCAGGAAGGCCGGAAGGGTCACCACCGTCGTCCACAGGCTCCAGCCCGGCGATACGGTTCTCGTCCGCGGTCCCTATGGCAACGGCTTCCCCGTTGACGACTGGGAGGGTATGGACTTACTTCTTATAGCGGCGGGTCTCGGAACGGCCCCGCTGAGGAGCGTCTTCCTCTACGCGATGGACAACCGCTGGAAGTACGGCAACATAACCTTCATCAACACTGCCCGCTACGGCAAGGACCTGCTCTTCTACAAGGAGCTCGAAGCTATGAAGGACCTGGCAGAGGCCGAGAACGTCAAGATAATCCAGAGCGTAACCAGAGACCCCGACTGGCCCGGAAGGCACGGAAGGCCCCAAAAGTTCATAGTCGAGGCCAACACCAACCCGAAGAAGACGGCAGTGGCTATCTGCGGTCCGCCGAGGATGTACAAGTCGGTCTTCGAGGCCCTCATCAACTATGGCTACCGCCCTGAGAACATCTACGTGACGCTCGAGAGGAAGATGAAGTGCGGAATAGGAAAGTGTGGCCACTGCGTCGCCGGAACGAGCACGAGCTGGAAGTACATCTGCAAAGATGGCCCGGTCTTCGGCTACTTCGACATAATATCAACGCCCGGCCTGCTGGACTGA
- the hydB gene encoding NADPH-dependent hydrogenase/sulfhydrogenase 1 subunit beta, which yields MRYVKLPRENTYEFLERLKEWGKLYAPVKISEKFYDFREVDDVRKVEFHYNRTIMPPKKFFFKPREKLFEFDLSKPEYRETIEDVEPFVLFGVHACDIFGLKILDTVYLDELPDKYYKVRREKGIIIGISCMPDEYCFCNLRETDFADDGFDLFFHELPDGWLVRVGSPKGHRIVDKNIKLFEEVTTEDICAFREFERKRSEAFKYHEDWGDLRYLLELEMEHPMWEEESEKCLACGICNTTCPTCRCYEVQDIVNLDGVTGYRERRWDSCQFRSHGLVAGGHNFRPTKKDRFMNRYLCKNSYNEKLGLSFCVGCGRCTAFCPAGISFVRNLRVILGLEERSCPAKIAEEIPKKGFAYAENIRGEDV from the coding sequence TTGAGATACGTTAAACTGCCAAGGGAAAACACCTATGAGTTCCTCGAAAGGCTCAAGGAGTGGGGCAAGCTCTACGCCCCGGTCAAGATATCGGAGAAGTTCTACGACTTCCGCGAAGTTGATGACGTCAGGAAGGTGGAGTTCCACTACAACAGGACGATAATGCCCCCGAAGAAGTTCTTCTTCAAGCCCAGGGAGAAGCTCTTCGAGTTCGACCTCAGCAAGCCGGAGTACAGGGAGACCATTGAGGACGTCGAGCCCTTCGTGCTCTTTGGAGTTCACGCCTGCGACATCTTCGGCCTCAAGATACTCGACACTGTTTACCTCGACGAGCTCCCCGACAAGTACTACAAGGTTCGCAGGGAGAAGGGAATCATAATAGGAATCAGCTGTATGCCCGACGAGTACTGCTTCTGCAACCTCCGCGAGACGGACTTCGCCGATGACGGCTTCGACCTGTTCTTCCATGAGCTCCCCGACGGCTGGCTCGTCCGCGTTGGCTCGCCCAAGGGACACAGGATAGTTGACAAGAACATCAAGCTCTTCGAGGAGGTCACCACAGAGGACATCTGCGCCTTCAGGGAGTTCGAGAGGAAGAGGAGCGAGGCCTTCAAGTACCACGAGGACTGGGGAGACCTGCGCTACCTGCTCGAACTTGAGATGGAGCACCCGATGTGGGAGGAAGAAAGCGAAAAGTGCCTCGCCTGCGGAATCTGCAACACGACCTGCCCGACCTGCCGTTGCTACGAGGTGCAGGACATAGTAAACCTTGACGGCGTAACCGGCTACCGCGAGAGGCGCTGGGATTCCTGCCAGTTCAGGAGCCACGGCCTCGTTGCCGGAGGCCACAACTTCAGACCCACCAAAAAGGACCGCTTCATGAACCGCTACCTCTGTAAGAACTCCTACAACGAGAAGCTCGGGTTAAGCTTCTGCGTCGGTTGCGGTCGCTGTACCGCCTTCTGCCCGGCAGGCATAAGCTTCGTTCGCAACCTGCGCGTCATCCTCGGCCTTGAGGAGCGCTCCTGCCCGGCGAAGATAGCCGAGGAGATACCGAAGAAGGGCTTCGCCTACGCCGAAAACATAAGGGGTGAGGACGTATGA
- a CDS encoding ABC transporter substrate-binding protein has protein sequence MKRTALLVVLLLLGAVVATGCIASNESTSSTSSPSATATPTSSTTSTTSSTTSSSTTQMEKSYYPITVKDFANRTVTIKEEPKRVVSLAPAVTEDLYYLGLLDRVVGDTGYEDWPPEVKNITSVGGYGAYASLEKIASLKPDLIIADNAVLYKQGYLESLEKIAPVIIVAPKSLDEIPRAIELLGKVFNREDKAKEVIDEFNAKVDAMKELMKDQPKVKVFYVIWNKPLMTAGGNTFISDVISIAGGVNIFNDTKNWPQVSLEEVLARNPDVIILTPHCGMTVEEAYKLFAGTNAVKNGHVYMIENENDLIHPSPRLIRGIETMARILHPDAFKTSYPLTIKDMANRTVIIPKEPQRIVSLAPSITETIFYLGAGDRLVGVTKYADWPPAVKNITKVGGYGAYANLEEIAKLKPDLIIADNAVFYKQGFLESLEKIAPVVIVDPKSIDGIYQQVELLGKVLDREEQASLVVAEMKAQISYIEGLVANASRPSVMYLVSTYNGYWIAGKDTFADSIIRIAGGKNAFEDVTGWKAVSEEEVVARNPDVVIIASAYVDPKIFCSGPLSTIKAAKDGRVYTVSDPNVFQRPSPRIVLAIKEMAELLHPELFKYQPQPLVCSTNTTANATG, from the coding sequence ATGAAGAGAACCGCACTCCTCGTCGTCCTGCTCCTGCTGGGAGCCGTTGTAGCGACGGGCTGTATCGCCTCAAATGAGAGCACGAGCTCGACCTCATCTCCCTCGGCCACAGCTACACCAACCAGCTCAACGACCTCAACGACGAGCTCAACCACGAGTTCCAGCACGACCCAGATGGAGAAGAGCTACTACCCGATAACGGTCAAGGACTTCGCGAACAGGACGGTCACAATCAAAGAGGAGCCCAAACGCGTCGTTTCCCTTGCACCTGCCGTAACCGAAGACCTCTACTACCTCGGCCTTCTCGATAGGGTCGTCGGAGACACCGGTTACGAGGATTGGCCCCCAGAAGTCAAGAACATAACTTCCGTCGGTGGCTACGGGGCCTACGCAAGCCTCGAGAAGATAGCGAGCCTCAAGCCCGACCTGATTATAGCGGACAACGCTGTTCTCTACAAACAGGGCTACCTTGAGAGCCTTGAAAAGATTGCGCCGGTTATAATCGTGGCCCCAAAGAGCCTCGACGAGATACCCAGGGCGATAGAGCTCCTCGGCAAGGTCTTCAACAGGGAAGATAAGGCCAAAGAGGTCATCGACGAGTTCAACGCCAAGGTCGATGCAATGAAGGAGCTCATGAAGGACCAGCCGAAGGTCAAGGTCTTCTACGTCATCTGGAACAAGCCCCTCATGACCGCCGGCGGAAACACCTTCATAAGCGACGTCATCAGCATCGCCGGTGGTGTGAACATCTTCAACGACACCAAGAACTGGCCTCAGGTCAGCCTTGAGGAGGTTCTCGCAAGGAACCCGGACGTCATAATACTCACCCCCCACTGCGGTATGACAGTGGAAGAAGCCTACAAGCTCTTCGCCGGAACCAACGCGGTGAAGAACGGCCACGTTTACATGATTGAGAACGAGAACGACCTCATTCACCCGAGCCCGAGGCTAATCCGCGGAATCGAGACCATGGCAAGAATCCTCCACCCCGATGCATTCAAGACAAGTTATCCGCTCACGATTAAGGACATGGCCAACAGGACCGTTATAATCCCGAAGGAGCCCCAGAGGATTGTCTCACTCGCCCCGAGCATCACCGAGACGATATTCTACCTCGGAGCCGGTGACAGGCTCGTCGGTGTCACGAAGTACGCAGACTGGCCTCCAGCCGTTAAGAACATCACCAAGGTCGGTGGCTACGGAGCCTACGCGAACCTTGAAGAGATTGCAAAGCTCAAGCCCGACCTGATTATAGCCGACAACGCGGTCTTCTACAAGCAGGGCTTCCTGGAGAGCCTTGAGAAGATTGCACCGGTGGTAATCGTCGACCCGAAGAGCATCGACGGAATTTACCAGCAGGTTGAACTCCTTGGGAAGGTCCTCGACAGGGAGGAGCAGGCTTCCCTCGTCGTGGCGGAGATGAAGGCCCAGATAAGCTACATCGAGGGCCTCGTCGCCAACGCGAGCAGGCCGAGCGTGATGTACCTCGTTAGCACCTACAACGGCTACTGGATAGCCGGAAAGGACACCTTCGCCGACAGCATAATCCGGATTGCCGGCGGTAAGAACGCCTTCGAGGACGTTACCGGCTGGAAGGCCGTGAGCGAGGAAGAGGTGGTGGCGAGGAACCCCGACGTGGTGATTATAGCCTCGGCCTACGTTGACCCGAAGATATTCTGCTCAGGCCCGCTCTCGACGATAAAGGCGGCAAAGGACGGAAGGGTCTACACCGTGAGCGACCCCAACGTCTTCCAGAGGCCCAGCCCGAGGATTGTGCTGGCAATCAAAGAGATGGCAGAACTGCTTCACCCAGAGCTCTTCAAGTACCAGCCACAGCCCCTCGTCTGCTCCACCAACACGACGGCCAACGCGACCGGCTGA
- a CDS encoding CBS domain-containing protein, which yields MVVIPRPIDPREIKRIRKELGITQEELARKAGVTQAYIAKLEAGKVDPRLSTLNRILQALLECKKAQPRARDVMSSPVIFVKPYEKVEKVIKLMNEHNISQIPVVSGNKVVGSVTERTLVRQSLEYEDIYDRKVMEVMEEPFPIVNEDEDLEVVKYLLEDHPAVLVQNREGKIVGIITRVDLFRVGKT from the coding sequence ATGGTGGTCATCCCCCGGCCGATTGACCCCAGGGAAATCAAGCGAATTCGAAAGGAGCTCGGCATAACTCAAGAGGAGCTCGCCAGAAAAGCCGGCGTAACGCAGGCTTACATAGCGAAGCTTGAGGCCGGCAAAGTTGACCCGAGGCTCTCAACGCTGAATCGAATCCTCCAGGCCCTTCTCGAGTGCAAGAAGGCCCAGCCCCGAGCGAGGGACGTTATGTCCTCGCCGGTAATCTTCGTCAAGCCCTATGAGAAGGTTGAGAAGGTCATCAAGCTGATGAACGAGCACAACATCTCCCAGATTCCCGTCGTTTCTGGAAACAAGGTCGTTGGCTCGGTGACGGAGCGGACACTTGTCAGACAGAGCCTCGAATACGAGGACATCTACGACCGCAAGGTCATGGAGGTGATGGAGGAGCCATTCCCGATAGTCAACGAGGACGAGGATTTGGAGGTCGTTAAGTACCTCCTGGAGGACCATCCGGCGGTTCTCGTCCAGAACAGGGAGGGCAAGATAGTCGGAATCATAACGCGGGTTGACCTTTTCAGGGTCGGCAAAACCTGA